One Flavobacterium sp. 90 DNA segment encodes these proteins:
- a CDS encoding C1 family peptidase: protein MSTFSFKSVLAASVFFAGATGCFAQDILVNSLKANASEKSKEAFKFTEQINLGTTSVKSQGSSGTCWSYSTNSFLESEMIRLGKQPVELSQIYSARNVYVEKGVNYVRMHGAVTLGDGGALHDVINMYKKYGTVPREVYTGLNYGTDKNKFGEMSALIEAVLAAVVKNPNGELTPNWQKAYAAVIDSYLGKVPENFTYKGKNYTPQTFAKEVVGINPDEYVEMSSFTTSPYYQKTTLMVPDNWSLDQVYNVKVNDMTDVIDNALKKGYTVAWATDVSEKSFSWKNGVAYVPTKKFDDMTAEEKADMFNGPKAEPEITPEMRQAAFDNYTTTDDHGMHIIGIAKDQTGKEYYIVKNSWGETNDYKGFLFVTKNFVKYKTTALMVNKGGIPTEIAKKLGV from the coding sequence ATGAGTACATTTTCATTTAAATCAGTACTTGCAGCTTCTGTTTTTTTTGCTGGAGCGACAGGCTGTTTTGCACAGGACATTTTAGTTAATTCACTAAAAGCGAATGCAAGCGAAAAAAGTAAAGAAGCTTTTAAATTTACAGAGCAAATTAATCTGGGAACAACTTCTGTAAAATCACAGGGATCTTCGGGAACTTGTTGGAGTTATTCTACAAATTCTTTTTTAGAGTCAGAAATGATTCGTTTAGGAAAACAACCAGTTGAATTGTCACAAATTTATTCGGCTAGAAATGTTTATGTAGAAAAAGGTGTAAATTATGTTCGTATGCACGGAGCAGTTACTTTGGGTGACGGTGGAGCTTTGCACGATGTAATTAATATGTATAAAAAATACGGAACTGTACCAAGAGAAGTTTATACAGGATTAAACTACGGAACTGACAAAAATAAATTTGGCGAAATGTCAGCTCTTATCGAAGCAGTTTTGGCAGCTGTTGTAAAAAATCCAAATGGTGAATTGACTCCAAACTGGCAAAAAGCGTATGCTGCAGTTATCGATTCTTATTTAGGAAAAGTGCCGGAAAACTTTACATACAAAGGAAAAAACTACACGCCACAAACTTTTGCTAAAGAAGTAGTAGGAATCAATCCTGATGAATATGTTGAAATGTCATCTTTTACAACTTCTCCATACTACCAAAAAACAACTTTGATGGTGCCGGACAACTGGTCACTTGATCAGGTTTACAATGTAAAAGTAAATGACATGACAGATGTTATTGACAATGCATTGAAAAAAGGATATACTGTAGCTTGGGCAACTGACGTAAGTGAAAAAAGCTTTAGCTGGAAAAATGGTGTTGCTTATGTACCAACAAAGAAATTTGATGATATGACTGCCGAAGAAAAAGCAGATATGTTCAACGGACCAAAAGCAGAACCAGAAATCACTCCGGAAATGCGTCAGGCTGCGTTTGATAACTACACAACAACAGACGATCACGGAATGCACATTATTGGTATTGCAAAAGATCAAACCGGAAAAGAATATTACATCGTAAAAAATTCTTGGGGAGAAACAAACGACTACAAAGGTTTCTTGTTTGTAACCAAAAATTTCGTAAAATATAAAACTACTGCCTTAATGGTAAACAAAGGCGGAATTCCAACAGAAATCGCTAAAAAATTAGGAGTTTAA
- a CDS encoding response regulator transcription factor codes for MYELEKEKYLGNTKNIFNNTQGIAVVETEYKSKVYEGWHSHNNAHITLFLKGGTTEKRKNFSENIGPGSLLFYHSDELHLNQNTLFPSKNINIEVEEDLLKELQISEAIIEKSIQNTALTKFLILKIFKESQISDTFSGDTIKMLFAQISNSNVHLERFDKSPFWVKSLEELLNDCWNENPNLQDLATVLNLNPITISKHFPKYFGCTLGEYMRRIKINRSLSLIQSSEDNLTEIGFQCGFSDQSHFIRTFKNQTGFLPKQFQKL; via the coding sequence ATGTACGAACTCGAAAAAGAGAAATACTTAGGCAATACCAAAAACATTTTTAACAACACGCAAGGAATTGCTGTTGTTGAAACCGAGTATAAAAGTAAGGTTTACGAAGGCTGGCATTCGCATAATAATGCACATATTACATTGTTTCTAAAAGGCGGAACAACTGAAAAACGTAAAAATTTTAGCGAAAATATTGGTCCGGGTTCTTTACTATTCTATCACAGCGACGAATTGCATTTGAATCAAAACACTCTTTTTCCGTCTAAAAATATCAATATTGAAGTTGAAGAAGATCTATTGAAAGAACTTCAAATTTCTGAAGCAATTATCGAGAAATCTATTCAAAATACTGCCCTTACCAAATTTTTGATTTTAAAAATATTTAAAGAATCTCAGATCTCTGATACTTTTTCGGGCGACACTATTAAGATGTTGTTTGCTCAAATCTCCAATTCTAATGTTCATTTAGAACGTTTTGATAAAAGTCCGTTTTGGGTAAAAAGTCTAGAAGAATTATTGAACGATTGCTGGAATGAGAATCCCAATTTGCAGGATCTTGCCACGGTTTTAAACTTAAATCCAATTACAATTTCGAAGCATTTTCCTAAATATTTTGGCTGTACTCTTGGAGAATATATGCGCCGGATTAAAATCAATCGTTCGCTTTCGCTGATTCAATCCAGCGAAGATAATTTAACCGAAATTGGTTTTCAATGTGGTTTTTCAGACCAAAGTCATTTTATCAGAACTTTTAAAAATCAAACAGGATTTTTACCCAAACAATTTCAGAAATTATAG
- a CDS encoding type II CAAX endopeptidase family protein: METLTLKQRTFNSPVTKIILAILTFMAVVIIGQQIAAKLLELTSLDKDYRNLLKGLFVSASCIFSYILFFKKYDKRTVTELATKGLFKNITIGVLIGFILQSLTILVMYLNGNYSVVNINPISFILIPFAIMFTVAIIEEILVRGIIFRIMEEKLGTYISLTFSSILFGVLHLANPNGTLISSICITTAGFLMGAAFIYSRNLWMPIALHFAWNFTQSGIYGAITSGNEKTSSLLTAKIQGPEFITGGEFGPEGSLQAIAFCALGTIILLILIHKENKIIKPYWKK; the protein is encoded by the coding sequence ATGGAAACGCTTACTTTAAAACAAAGAACTTTTAATTCTCCTGTAACCAAAATTATTCTGGCTATACTTACTTTTATGGCAGTTGTAATTATTGGTCAACAAATTGCCGCAAAATTACTGGAATTAACCTCGCTTGATAAGGATTATCGCAATCTTCTAAAAGGGCTTTTTGTCTCGGCATCGTGCATTTTCAGTTATATTCTTTTCTTTAAAAAATACGACAAAAGAACCGTAACAGAATTAGCGACAAAAGGACTTTTCAAGAATATTACTATTGGAGTTTTAATTGGTTTTATACTGCAATCGCTTACTATTTTAGTAATGTACCTCAACGGAAATTACAGCGTTGTAAACATCAACCCAATTTCGTTTATCCTGATTCCGTTTGCGATTATGTTTACAGTTGCCATTATCGAAGAAATATTGGTACGCGGAATTATATTTAGAATTATGGAAGAAAAACTGGGAACTTATATTTCTCTGACTTTTTCTTCGATACTATTTGGAGTTTTACATTTGGCAAATCCTAACGGAACTTTGATTTCGAGCATCTGTATTACTACCGCAGGTTTTTTAATGGGCGCAGCTTTTATTTACAGTCGTAATTTATGGATGCCTATTGCATTGCATTTTGCATGGAATTTTACACAGTCGGGAATTTATGGCGCCATAACATCAGGAAACGAAAAAACGAGTAGTTTATTAACGGCAAAAATACAAGGTCCGGAATTTATAACCGGTGGAGAATTTGGTCCCGAAGGATCATTACAGGCAATTGCTTTTTGTGCCTTAGGAACTATTATATTATTGATTTTGATTCATAAAGAGAATAAAATCATTAAACCTTATTGGAAGAAATAA
- a CDS encoding BamA/TamA family outer membrane protein, with protein sequence MANKYSVSTMKSTTHLRKIALLNLFFILSFSTMMGQKQHISVKDSLDGAFDLSDYIIYAHGFLVVPTLITEPALGGIGGAVVPVFLKKHAPVIDENGKKRFINPDITGAIGMYTGNKSWMVGAFRSSTLIKPRILYRVMAGYGNMNLSFYENLPSGKDLEFKLNFKSTVFYTQWLKQFRNAKWSAGPQYLFLNSNIDIPDANLPSFIKPKDIKSTVSQLGGAIQFDGRDNIFTPDKGIRLQSDFFWSDNSIGSDYDAWRVNLSAIGYYPIAKKLIGGLRLEGEQSFGNPPFYLLPGINLRGIPAARYQGKTSIVTEAELRWDVYRRWSVMGYGGLASAFNDWDKAFAKPVVYSYGTGFRYLLARKFKLRMGVDVAKGPEEWAYYVVFGSNWLR encoded by the coding sequence TTGGCAAATAAATATTCAGTTTCTACTATGAAAAGCACAACTCACTTGCGTAAAATTGCCCTGTTAAATCTCTTCTTCATCTTATCATTCTCGACAATGATGGGACAAAAACAACATATTAGTGTAAAAGATTCTTTGGATGGAGCCTTCGATTTAAGTGATTATATTATTTATGCGCATGGTTTTTTGGTGGTTCCAACGCTTATTACAGAACCGGCTTTGGGTGGAATTGGTGGTGCAGTTGTGCCGGTTTTTCTTAAAAAACACGCGCCGGTTATCGATGAAAATGGTAAAAAACGATTTATAAATCCTGATATTACAGGAGCAATCGGAATGTATACCGGAAATAAAAGCTGGATGGTAGGTGCATTTCGTTCCAGCACTTTAATAAAACCAAGAATTTTGTACAGAGTCATGGCGGGTTATGGTAATATGAATCTTTCGTTTTATGAAAATTTACCATCAGGAAAAGATTTAGAATTTAAACTTAATTTTAAATCGACGGTTTTCTATACACAATGGCTTAAGCAGTTTCGAAATGCAAAATGGAGCGCAGGACCACAATATCTTTTCCTGAATTCTAATATTGATATTCCAGATGCCAATCTTCCCTCTTTTATAAAACCCAAAGACATAAAAAGTACAGTAAGTCAATTAGGAGGTGCAATTCAGTTTGATGGTCGCGATAATATTTTTACACCCGATAAGGGAATCCGTTTGCAATCAGATTTCTTTTGGTCAGATAATTCAATAGGAAGTGATTATGATGCCTGGCGTGTAAATTTATCTGCAATTGGATATTATCCTATTGCAAAAAAACTAATTGGAGGTCTTAGATTAGAAGGGGAACAATCCTTTGGAAATCCGCCTTTTTATCTTTTACCGGGAATTAATCTAAGAGGAATTCCGGCAGCAAGATATCAGGGAAAAACAAGTATAGTAACAGAAGCAGAGCTAAGATGGGACGTTTATAGAAGATGGAGTGTGATGGGCTATGGCGGTCTTGCAAGTGCTTTTAACGATTGGGATAAAGCTTTTGCTAAACCTGTAGTTTACAGTTACGGAACCGGTTTTAGATATTTATTGGCTCGAAAATTCAAGCTAAGAATGGGAGTAGACGTTGCAAAAGGTCCCGAAGAATGGGCGTATTATGTTGTTTTTGGCAGCAATTGGCTAAGATAA